In Xanthomonas fragariae, the genomic window AATTGGCGCCCAACCAGCCGATGTAATCCTGCAACCCGGTCGGGCTGCCGCGATAGGTCGAGATGTTGCCCAGATCGTGCGGCTTGCCGAGCAAGCCAACATCCCACGCCCAGCGTGGATGCGTCACCGCCTGCAACATGCGCCGCAGCGCCGCGTTGGGCCCGCTCATGCCCGAGTGCGCATCGCGGTAGCGCGCGCCGGGCGTAGGCATGTCCACGGTGAACACCAGCGTGGTCACCCCAGCGGCCCTGGCGCGCTCCAGCGCGTTGCGCATGAACCCGCGGTCCCTGAGCACATATAGTTGGAACCACATCGGTCGCTCGATCGCCGGCGCCACTTCTTCGATCGGGCACACCGACACCGTGGACAACGTAAACGGAATCCCGCACGCGGCCGCCGCACGCGCCGCCTGCACTTCGCCACGTCGCGCGTACATGCCGGTCAGGCCGACCGGCGCCAACACCACCGGCATCGCCAGGGTTTGGCCGAATAACTCGGTACTCATGCTCAAATCGGACATATTGCGCAGCACCCGCTGGCGTAGTGCGATATCGGCCAGATCCGAGACGTTGCGCCGCAAGGTGTGCTCGGCATAAGCGCCGCCATCGATATAATGAAACAAAAACGGCGGCAAGCGCGCCTGCGCGGCAGCACGGTAATCGGAAGCGGCAGAAATGATCATCGAAGACGAACGGCAGCTGCGGGGTGTCTCTGAGTGTAAGACGATCCGTGGTGCGGGTGGACCGCGCTGTCGTGCATGCTGATGTGTGCCTGGGCCGTAGCAGTCGATCAACGCGAAGAGCGATGAGAACGAGATTGGAGTTCCCAAACGTGCTCCAGCGCAATCTACTGCACTAAGGAAGGTCTGAACAACTCCCTCTGATCCTGCGACAATCGCACAGAGCCCAAGGAGACGACGACGATGCAACTGTCTTTCGGCGACGCGGAGTACAACGGCAAGCGCAAGCGGACGCGTCGGGAGGTGTTTCTGTCGGAGATGGATCAGGTGGTGCCGTGGAAGAGCCTGCTGGAACTGATCGAGCCACACTACCCGAAGTTAGGCCAGCCGGGCCGACAGCCTTACCCGCTGGAAACGATGCTGCGCATCCACTTTTTGCAGCAGTGGTATGCACTGAGCGACCTAGGGGCCGAAGAAGCCTTGTACGACACGGTGTCGATGCGCCGTTTCGCGAAGATCGGCGGGCTAGACGATGTGCCGGACGAGACCACGATCCTCAGCTTCCGCCGGCTGCTGGAGACGCACGATCTGGCGCGCAAGCTGTTCAACCGGGTCAATGCGCATCTGTCGCGCAAAGGGCAGAGCCTGCGCGGCGGAACCATCGTGGACGCCACGATTATTGCCGCGCCCAGTTCGACCAAGAACCGGGACGGGCAACGTGATCCGGATATGCACCAGACGAAGAAAGGCAACTAGTACTATTTCGGGATGAAGGTGCACATCGGCGTGGATGGTCAATCCGGCCTGGTGCACCACGTGGAATGTACGGCGGCCAACGCTGCGGACATCACGCAGGCGCACAAGTTGCTGCACAGCTAAGGAAGATACGGTGTGCGGGGACAGCGGCTACACCGGACTGGAGAAGCGCGAGGAGATGGCGACCAAGCGCGAGCTGCGCTACCTGATCGCGGAAAAGCCCTCGAAGCTGAAGCAGATCAAGAACAAGCGCGAATTGAAATGGGCCAAGCGTTGGGAGCACGCCAAGGCCAGCCTGCGGGCGAAGGTGGAGCATCCGTTTCGAGTGATCAAGCGTCAGTTTGGCTACGTCAAGGTGCGCTATCGCGGCCTGGCGAAGAATACGGCGCAGGTGCTGACGCTGTTTGCGCTGTCGAACCTGTGGCTGAAACGAAAGCAGTTACTACCTGCTGTGGGAAGCGTGCGCCTGTAGCCCGGGGATTCCCCTCGAAATGCGCCGAAAATGGCGCAAAATCCGATGATCCGAACGCGACTTTGAGCAACGATGCCACATCCCGCGTTCTCAGGCCTCGTTGATCAGAGCATCCTTAGCTAACGGCTACATTCAAAATTTGTAGAAGATATTTTTACGCAACCAACGCTCGAAAAGCGTCGGATCGCGCATCCAAGGTTGTTAGTGCGTGATTATGGTCTCGCATAGTCTTTTTCTCGTTTAGCGGCCCAAGTGGGGTTTTTGATAAGGATAGTGTCGAATTCATAATTCGACCTGTGGGTGTATGCGTTGCAGCTGAGGCAGCAGCCGGTGCCGGCTCGATCCTGAGGCCGAAAGTACAATCGCCACCGGCGCGGTGATTCAGGCAGCGGCAGCAAAATGTCCATGGAATCCTAACGGCAGCGCGTACGGCAGCCATGCTTCGGCAATCGGCCCGGCATCGATGTGGCGTGCGTCCAGCACCATCAGCCAACTGCGTGCGCGAGTGGTGTCCAGCACGGTGCCGACCAACCACCCGTCGTCGGGGCGCTCACTACCGGGCTTGGGCACGAACACGTGCTCTTCGGCCAGCACATCGGCACCATAGCGATGCACCTGGCGGCGGTCACGCTCCAGGTCGTAGCCGGCGACTGCGCTGAGAAATGGCGACGCATTGGCCCCATCGCTGCACGGCGCATACAGGCGGGCGCCACGCGTGCCTAAGGTGCGTGCGTCAAATGTCGGCAGTTCTAGATTATCCACTGCATGCGGCTGCCAGCGCGCGCTGCCGTCGGCCAGATCCAGATGCAGGCTGCGCAGTTGCACCGCAGCAGGTTGCGCCGACGCGTCGCCCAGCATGGCGGCACGCATCGGTGAGCGCGCCTCCTCCGGGTCGGTATGCACCACAGCGCGCACGACGATGCGTTTGCGGTGTTCGTAGGCATCGGCGAAATGATAGGCCACCGCAAAGTCGGCCTCGAACCAGCGTGGCTGGTCCAGCGCTTCCTTGGGCACCACTGCGATCCGACACGGCGCATCCGGTGTGAAACGCATCTGCTCGAAGAAAGCGCCGTCGCCGTCGAGCCGTCGATACGGCGCCAGAACAAAGACCAGATGGCGTTCGGTCATCGCAAAGCTGTGCAGGTAGCCGGGCGCATCGGTGCGCATCAGCTGCACCGTACGTAGCGTGGCGTTGGCATTGAGGTGCCAGATCACCACACCGGTGGCGCCGATCAGGCCGATCGAGCCGAAGTTCCAGACACTGCCGTCGTGATCGATCAGCGGGTGCGCGGAGAACGGCATCGCGGCCAGATCGTCGCGCCAGGTCACCGGACCAAGCGTGTCCAGTGCGTCCGGGTCCAGCTCGATCGCCGATCCCGCCTCCCAAAGCGCGAACAGCCGGCCATTGAGCATCGC contains:
- the lldD gene encoding FMN-dependent L-lactate dehydrogenase LldD, whose translation is MIISAASDYRAAAQARLPPFLFHYIDGGAYAEHTLRRNVSDLADIALRQRVLRNMSDLSMSTELFGQTLAMPVVLAPVGLTGMYARRGEVQAARAAAACGIPFTLSTVSVCPIEEVAPAIERPMWFQLYVLRDRGFMRNALERARAAGVTTLVFTVDMPTPGARYRDAHSGMSGPNAALRRMLQAVTHPRWAWDVGLLGKPHDLGNISTYRGSPTGLQDYIGWLGANFDPSIAWKDLEWIREFWTGPMVIKGILDPEDARDAVRFGADGIVVSNHGGRQLDGVLSSARALPAIADAVKGQLKILADSGIRSGLDVVRMLALGADAVLLGRAFVYALAAAGQAGVENLLSLIEREIRVAMTLTGTHSIAEISGDALSRVTRETVVSP
- a CDS encoding IS5 family transposase, encoding MQLSFGDAEYNGKRKRTRREVFLSEMDQVVPWKSLLELIEPHYPKLGQPGRQPYPLETMLRIHFLQQWYALSDLGAEEALYDTVSMRRFAKIGGLDDVPDETTILSFRRLLETHDLARKLFNRVNAHLSRKGQSLRGGTIVDATIIAAPSSTKNRDGQRDPDMHQTKKGN
- a CDS encoding carotenoid oxygenase family protein, whose product is MHRRRFLQSLLAATGSAAFGGLALRSLPAQAAEAARFHDQLQRTPWLLRWRSVTSPTFGPTTAALRGKLPDGLAGSLYRNSPAWTERAGFRYAHWSDGDGMVHRWRLNGAQVQHRARMVATHKFTQEQQAGRFLYRAAGTSVPDMQPARNNDDVNTANTSVAMLNGRLFALWEAGSAIELDPDALDTLGPVTWRDDLAAMPFSAHPLIDHDGSVWNFGSIGLIGATGVVIWHLNANATLRTVQLMRTDAPGYLHSFAMTERHLVFVLAPYRRLDGDGAFFEQMRFTPDAPCRIAVVPKEALDQPRWFEADFAVAYHFADAYEHRKRIVVRAVVHTDPEEARSPMRAAMLGDASAQPAAVQLRSLHLDLADGSARWQPHAVDNLELPTFDARTLGTRGARLYAPCSDGANASPFLSAVAGYDLERDRRQVHRYGADVLAEEHVFVPKPGSERPDDGWLVGTVLDTTRARSWLMVLDARHIDAGPIAEAWLPYALPLGFHGHFAAAA